A portion of the Stigmatella aurantiaca DW4/3-1 genome contains these proteins:
- a CDS encoding SDR family NAD(P)-dependent oxidoreductase, with translation MNNSDSLQAPPAAPAALPPPALELEEVRRCAQLLEAIVADRRLLLRLPEPERIALLSAAGKVVLPERDVRARLVKSLRKEQKQAKRKRDQVVRASTEIRTLRQAPVFTAPAPRLLGENTGPERLLENPRNCYVCKEEFKRLHFFYDAMCPTCADFNYAKRFQTAPLEGKVALITGARVKIGFQASLMLLRSGARVIATTRFPNDAAERYAREPDFAAWSHRLHVHGLDLRHAPSVELFARYVDQAYERLDILINNAAQTVRRPPGFYAHLLSKELLPVGELPKACAPLLQGHQECLARVQPALGAGTSSTSITWRSADPAVGLHSSAALSLVPYALEQEGDTQRIFPQGRLDADLQQVDLREMNSWRLRLAEVETAEMLEVHLVNAVAPFILCGKLKPLMLRNRTEIGHIVNVSAMEGSFSRGKKTDKHPHTNMAKAALNMMTLTSAPDYARDGIYMNAVDTGWVTDEDPAIHAQRKQEELDFHPPLDIVDGAARVVDPVFMAVKTGQGAWGNFFKDYRHTSW, from the coding sequence ATGAACAACAGCGATTCTCTCCAAGCGCCTCCCGCCGCCCCTGCTGCCCTGCCCCCTCCCGCCCTGGAACTGGAGGAGGTGCGCCGTTGCGCACAACTCCTGGAGGCCATCGTGGCGGACCGCCGGCTCCTGCTCCGGCTCCCCGAGCCGGAACGGATTGCGCTGCTCAGCGCCGCGGGCAAGGTCGTCCTCCCCGAACGCGATGTCCGGGCACGCCTCGTCAAGTCGCTGCGCAAGGAGCAGAAGCAGGCCAAGCGAAAGCGGGACCAGGTCGTCCGCGCGTCGACGGAGATCCGCACCCTGCGCCAGGCGCCTGTCTTCACCGCCCCCGCGCCGAGGCTCCTGGGCGAGAACACGGGGCCCGAGCGGCTGCTGGAGAATCCGCGCAACTGCTACGTGTGCAAGGAGGAGTTCAAGCGTCTTCACTTCTTCTACGACGCGATGTGCCCCACGTGCGCCGACTTCAACTACGCCAAGCGCTTCCAGACTGCCCCCCTGGAGGGCAAGGTGGCGCTCATCACCGGTGCGAGGGTGAAGATTGGCTTCCAGGCGTCGCTGATGCTGCTGCGCTCCGGGGCGCGGGTCATCGCCACCACGCGCTTTCCGAATGACGCCGCCGAGCGCTATGCCCGGGAGCCGGACTTCGCCGCCTGGAGCCACCGCCTCCATGTTCACGGGCTGGACCTGCGGCACGCGCCCAGCGTCGAGCTCTTCGCGCGCTACGTGGACCAGGCGTACGAGCGCCTGGACATCTTGATCAACAACGCGGCCCAGACCGTCCGGCGTCCGCCGGGCTTCTATGCCCACCTCCTCTCCAAGGAGCTGCTGCCCGTGGGGGAGTTGCCCAAGGCCTGTGCCCCCCTCCTCCAGGGCCACCAGGAGTGCCTGGCGAGGGTTCAGCCCGCCCTGGGAGCCGGAACCTCGAGCACGAGCATCACGTGGAGGAGCGCGGACCCCGCCGTCGGGCTTCACTCCTCGGCGGCCCTGTCGCTGGTGCCCTACGCCCTCGAGCAGGAGGGGGACACCCAGCGGATCTTCCCCCAGGGGCGGTTGGATGCGGACCTGCAACAGGTCGACCTGCGTGAGATGAACTCGTGGCGGCTGCGGCTGGCGGAGGTGGAGACCGCCGAGATGCTCGAGGTGCACCTGGTGAACGCGGTGGCCCCCTTCATCCTCTGCGGCAAGCTCAAGCCCCTGATGCTGCGCAACCGCACCGAGATTGGCCACATCGTGAATGTGTCGGCGATGGAAGGGAGCTTCTCGCGCGGGAAGAAGACGGACAAGCACCCCCACACGAACATGGCGAAGGCGGCGTTGAACATGATGACGCTGACCTCCGCGCCCGACTACGCCCGCGACGGCATCTACATGAACGCGGTGGACACCGGCTGGGTGACGGACGAGGACCCCGCCATCCACGCGCAGCGCAAGCAGGAGGAGCTCGACTTCCATCCCCCGCTCGACATCGTGGACGGGGCCGCCCGCGTGGTGGACCCCGTCTTCATGGCGGTCAAGACAGGCCAGGGCGCCTGGGGCAACTTCTTCAAGGACTACCGCCACACCTCCTGGTGA
- a CDS encoding haloacid dehalogenase-like hydrolase → MEANARFWERMMDAERERFWRAAVAAMLLAWGFAGCRESQPDVSCQVLDPEQAWHGTNRSQLDALMKTYGRCASTYNEARKPIAAFDWDNTVIKNDVGDATFFYMLAHDEVFQPPGKNWRLTSPWLTGDAVTALDAACGALVEAGSRLPTSSQPACAQELLTIYSEGKTTAGKAAWGGWNYRRMEPSYAWLAQLLAGHTRAEVRAIAEAAMAENLGNPIDTKQTIGSASVTHWVRVPGQMKDLLTSMQANGFDLWIISASPQAVVEPWAQGVGIDASHVIGIRTLEEGGKLGYNLEGCGDVPNGANDGQGQVRGNSLITYIDGKRCWMNKVLFGVTGAAALEPNPDVSKRPLFAAGDSDTDLTFMRDATALRLAINRNKKELMCNAYRNDDGRWLINPMFIQPRPQQAEPYACATTACKAADGASIPCTDGMGAPIADQADTVF, encoded by the coding sequence ATGGAGGCGAACGCCAGATTCTGGGAGCGGATGATGGATGCGGAGCGGGAGAGGTTCTGGAGGGCGGCCGTTGCCGCCATGTTGCTGGCGTGGGGCTTTGCTGGGTGCAGGGAGTCCCAGCCGGATGTGTCGTGCCAGGTGCTCGATCCGGAGCAGGCCTGGCATGGCACCAACCGGAGCCAGCTCGACGCGTTGATGAAGACGTATGGCCGGTGTGCGAGCACCTACAACGAGGCCAGGAAGCCCATTGCCGCCTTCGACTGGGACAACACGGTCATCAAGAACGACGTTGGCGACGCCACCTTTTTCTACATGCTGGCGCACGATGAGGTTTTTCAACCTCCGGGGAAGAACTGGCGCCTGACGAGCCCCTGGCTGACGGGTGACGCCGTCACGGCGCTCGATGCCGCGTGTGGGGCCCTTGTGGAAGCCGGTTCGCGTCTTCCGACGTCGTCTCAGCCTGCCTGCGCCCAGGAACTGCTGACGATCTACTCCGAGGGAAAGACCACCGCGGGCAAAGCCGCGTGGGGGGGCTGGAACTACCGCCGCATGGAGCCCTCCTATGCCTGGTTGGCCCAACTGCTCGCGGGCCACACCCGGGCCGAGGTGAGGGCCATTGCCGAGGCGGCGATGGCCGAGAACCTGGGCAACCCCATCGATACGAAGCAGACGATCGGAAGCGCCTCGGTCACGCACTGGGTGCGGGTCCCCGGGCAGATGAAGGATCTCCTCACGAGCATGCAGGCCAACGGCTTCGATCTCTGGATCATCTCAGCCTCCCCGCAGGCGGTCGTCGAGCCCTGGGCGCAGGGGGTGGGCATCGATGCCAGCCACGTGATTGGCATCCGCACCCTCGAGGAGGGGGGCAAGCTCGGCTACAACCTCGAGGGCTGTGGGGATGTGCCCAATGGGGCCAACGATGGCCAGGGGCAGGTGCGGGGCAACAGCCTCATCACCTACATCGATGGCAAGCGCTGTTGGATGAACAAGGTGCTCTTCGGCGTCACCGGCGCCGCGGCGCTCGAACCGAACCCCGACGTGAGCAAGCGCCCCTTGTTCGCCGCGGGCGACTCCGACACGGACTTGACCTTCATGCGGGATGCCACGGCGCTCAGGCTGGCGATCAACCGCAACAAGAAGGAGCTGATGTGCAACGCCTACCGCAACGATGATGGGCGATGGCTCATCAACCCCATGTTCATCCAGCCACGGCCCCAGCAGGCCGAGCCCTACGCCTGTGCCACCACGGCCTGCAAGGCCGCGGACGGTGCGTCCATCCCGTGCACGGATGGGATGGGCGCCCCTATCGCCGATCAGGCCGATACCGTCTTCTGA
- a CDS encoding Kelch repeat-containing protein, producing the protein MTAVRSALPRRIPYSGIWIDNYSLTAVRGGALLAGGTEWHPDGIGSTSRTAGGAAFWDASTETWHSLSALPSPRHDHAAVTLADGRALLIGGRSHQILEMNSTLLWEPGTQDFREGPPLIEARARPVAVTLPDGSVLVLGSEYDDDLERGTRAELLRPGATAWEPAGQTARIFHTGPVCVSGSQVVIAGGRDNGAGFAIVEGVHYAPPLSQTTELWEHERRLWRTSGPLTESRDDAQGITLSDGRILVVGGWDQGRVLPTSEVWDPATGSWSPAGTLASARSSFALTALPGGRAAVSGGLVEGPFAATAAVEIWEPQQRTWSLGKPLAVPRAGHRLVAVDAETFLVVGNHTPSPDAPPETSWELWRPGT; encoded by the coding sequence ATGACCGCCGTCCGTTCCGCCCTCCCGCGACGCATTCCGTACTCCGGCATCTGGATTGACAACTACAGCCTGACGGCTGTCCGGGGCGGCGCGCTGCTGGCCGGGGGGACGGAATGGCATCCCGACGGCATCGGCTCCACGAGCCGGACGGCAGGAGGCGCGGCGTTCTGGGATGCCTCGACGGAGACGTGGCACTCCCTCTCTGCCTTGCCCTCTCCCCGCCATGACCATGCGGCGGTGACGCTGGCGGACGGACGCGCGCTCCTGATTGGAGGACGCTCCCACCAGATCTTGGAGATGAACAGCACCCTGCTCTGGGAGCCAGGGACCCAGGACTTCCGGGAAGGCCCCCCGCTCATCGAAGCACGGGCGCGCCCTGTCGCGGTGACGCTGCCCGATGGCTCGGTGCTGGTCCTGGGCTCCGAATACGACGATGACCTGGAGCGCGGCACGCGGGCCGAACTGCTGCGCCCAGGAGCCACTGCCTGGGAACCCGCGGGGCAGACCGCACGCATCTTCCACACCGGCCCTGTCTGTGTGAGTGGCAGTCAGGTGGTCATCGCCGGGGGCCGGGACAACGGCGCCGGCTTCGCCATCGTCGAGGGCGTCCACTATGCACCTCCCCTCTCGCAGACCACCGAGCTCTGGGAGCATGAGCGCCGCCTATGGCGGACGAGTGGCCCGTTGACGGAATCCCGGGACGACGCGCAGGGCATCACCCTCTCGGACGGACGCATTCTCGTCGTGGGCGGATGGGACCAAGGCCGTGTCCTCCCCACCTCGGAGGTGTGGGATCCCGCCACCGGAAGCTGGAGCCCCGCGGGGACGCTGGCCTCGGCGCGCTCCTCCTTTGCCCTGACGGCGCTCCCGGGTGGACGGGCCGCTGTGTCCGGAGGGCTCGTGGAGGGCCCCTTCGCGGCCACGGCGGCCGTGGAAATCTGGGAGCCCCAGCAGCGCACCTGGTCGCTCGGCAAGCCGCTGGCGGTGCCCCGGGCTGGCCACCGTCTTGTCGCCGTGGACGCCGAAACCTTCCTGGTCGTGGGAAACCACACCCCCTCCCCGGACGCTCCTCCCGAGACGAGTTGGGAGCTGTGGCGGCCTGGCACCTGA
- a CDS encoding BamA/TamA family outer membrane protein, whose protein sequence is MPLALLALLITPLVTATPDTPAQGGYEEALVAWGLAQHGRVLEPEPEGKRLEAILVAAEDVVAESDPYPNFLNIFHARTREQIIRREVLLEPGQPYSAALAQETSRNLRKLGIFAVVRVVPVRGESPDGVAMLIITKDLWSLRLNQTFEVVGSFVSYLKLQGTEANFLGLNQRLAADFILRPDTLSFGQTYINRRVGGSRWYAGETAAIILGRESGKPEGSRGSVAIQRPLYSLSTPWGISTSAAWNVATTRVYRGTEVWQLPYPDGDPVPYIYKTREVSGDAQYTRSYGEHHKVNVSGGVAAYHRSYAAPEEAPLDEAQRAWLRDHHLPRSEDAAYALLSLSAFEARYQVMRDVDSYALSEDYQLGHSVFAGARYAPPVFSSAAHYVELGVAARYRWLWSDALTTVAAAAAIRRALGEDGGWTNRRWAVEVQQASPRVLGGRFVARGVLDVNIDDLFDRVSLLGGGNGLRGAKPDAYSGKRMMLVNLEYRTVPFVFQTLHLGGVLFYDAGSAFDRRPDVVHSVGVGIRFLFPQFNLYPFRVDFGYVLNDTMPSVGQRFTFSGGQITDYRPGFLDSPLR, encoded by the coding sequence GTGCCGCTTGCCCTCCTCGCCCTGCTGATCACCCCCCTGGTGACGGCGACACCCGACACCCCGGCCCAGGGAGGGTACGAGGAGGCGCTCGTGGCCTGGGGGCTGGCCCAGCACGGGCGTGTGCTGGAGCCCGAGCCCGAGGGCAAGCGGCTCGAGGCCATCCTCGTCGCGGCCGAGGACGTGGTGGCCGAGAGTGATCCGTATCCCAACTTCCTGAACATCTTCCACGCGCGCACGCGCGAGCAGATCATCCGCCGCGAGGTGCTGCTGGAGCCGGGCCAGCCCTACTCCGCCGCGCTCGCGCAGGAGACGTCGCGCAACCTGCGCAAGCTCGGCATCTTCGCGGTGGTGCGGGTGGTGCCGGTGCGCGGCGAGTCCCCGGACGGGGTGGCGATGTTGATCATCACCAAGGACCTCTGGTCACTGCGGCTCAACCAGACCTTCGAGGTGGTGGGCTCCTTCGTGAGCTACTTGAAGCTCCAGGGCACGGAGGCCAACTTCCTGGGCCTCAACCAGCGGCTGGCGGCGGATTTCATCTTGAGGCCCGACACGCTCAGCTTCGGGCAGACCTATATCAACCGGCGGGTGGGTGGCAGCCGCTGGTACGCCGGGGAGACGGCGGCCATCATCCTCGGGCGCGAGAGCGGCAAGCCCGAGGGTTCGCGGGGCTCGGTGGCGATCCAGCGCCCGTTGTACTCCTTGTCCACCCCGTGGGGTATCAGCACCTCCGCGGCCTGGAACGTGGCGACGACGCGGGTGTACCGGGGCACGGAGGTGTGGCAGTTGCCCTATCCGGACGGCGATCCGGTGCCTTACATCTACAAGACGCGCGAAGTCTCCGGAGACGCCCAGTACACGCGCTCGTATGGCGAGCACCACAAGGTGAACGTGAGCGGCGGGGTGGCGGCGTACCACCGCTCCTACGCCGCCCCCGAGGAAGCGCCGCTGGATGAGGCGCAGCGCGCTTGGCTCCGGGACCATCACCTGCCTCGCAGCGAGGACGCGGCCTACGCCCTGCTGAGTCTGTCTGCCTTCGAGGCCCGGTATCAGGTGATGCGGGATGTGGACTCGTACGCGCTCTCAGAAGACTACCAGCTGGGCCACTCGGTGTTCGCGGGGGCCCGGTATGCGCCCCCGGTCTTCTCCTCCGCGGCGCACTACGTGGAACTGGGCGTGGCGGCGCGCTACCGGTGGTTATGGAGCGATGCCCTCACCACGGTGGCGGCGGCGGCGGCCATCCGCCGCGCGCTCGGGGAGGACGGTGGGTGGACGAACCGGCGATGGGCGGTGGAGGTGCAGCAGGCCTCCCCGCGCGTGCTGGGGGGCCGCTTCGTGGCGCGCGGCGTGCTGGACGTGAACATCGATGATCTGTTCGACCGGGTGAGCCTGCTGGGGGGCGGCAATGGGCTGCGGGGGGCGAAACCGGATGCCTACTCGGGCAAGCGGATGATGCTGGTGAACCTGGAGTACCGCACGGTGCCCTTCGTCTTCCAGACGCTGCACCTGGGCGGGGTGCTCTTCTACGATGCGGGCTCCGCCTTCGACCGGCGGCCGGACGTGGTGCATTCGGTGGGCGTGGGGATCCGCTTCCTGTTTCCGCAGTTCAACCTGTACCCGTTCCGGGTGGACTTCGGGTACGTGCTCAACGACACGATGCCCTCGGTGGGGCAGCGCTTCACGTTCAGCGGGGGGCAGATCACCGATTACCGGCCGGGCTTCCTGGACTCACCCCTGCGGTGA
- a CDS encoding response regulator — protein sequence MDPIRGPRVLVVEDNEDIREGLNTLLESEGYEVISVGAAEEGLAQLRVHPAHLLITDYMLPGESGGWLVEHAMKEGLLQQTRVVMITAHPRVVPPSGVRMLHKPLDIHDFLRVVEEELAALAQHAA from the coding sequence TTGGACCCCATCCGTGGACCTCGGGTCCTTGTGGTCGAGGACAACGAAGACATCCGCGAAGGCTTGAACACGCTGCTGGAATCCGAGGGCTATGAGGTCATCTCCGTCGGCGCGGCGGAAGAAGGGCTCGCCCAGCTTCGGGTCCATCCAGCCCACTTGCTCATCACGGACTACATGCTGCCTGGGGAGAGCGGCGGCTGGCTGGTGGAGCACGCCATGAAGGAGGGCCTCCTCCAGCAGACACGGGTGGTGATGATCACCGCACACCCGCGCGTGGTGCCGCCCTCCGGGGTGCGCATGCTCCACAAGCCGCTGGACATCCATGACTTCCTCCGCGTCGTGGAGGAGGAACTCGCCGCCCTGGCGCAGCACGCGGCCTGA
- a CDS encoding cobalamin-binding protein, whose protein sequence is MNAHLARLLASAPRHPQRIICMTEETTETLYRIGAGDLVVGVSGFTVRPPEARKKPRVSSFLDANFERILDLKPDLVLGFSDLQADLGRELCKRGVPVYLFNQRSVAEILQTIRVVGALVGRAEAAERLADELTANLERHAHAAESLPRRPRIFFEEWHEPLISGIRWCSELVELVGGEDVCGESRAHPEAKGRIFSPEEVAKRNPEAVIASWCGRKAKRDKIAARPGWKEVRAVVDDQLYEVKSSFILQPGPAALSDGVDQLARIVAAVAHGQKLPMPRQEDLRSA, encoded by the coding sequence ATGAATGCCCACCTGGCCCGCCTGCTCGCTTCCGCGCCCCGCCATCCCCAACGCATCATCTGCATGACGGAAGAGACGACCGAGACGCTGTACCGCATTGGCGCGGGGGATCTGGTGGTGGGCGTCTCCGGCTTCACGGTGCGCCCTCCCGAGGCGCGCAAGAAGCCGCGTGTCAGCTCGTTCCTGGATGCGAACTTCGAGCGCATCCTGGATCTGAAGCCCGACCTGGTGCTCGGGTTCTCGGACCTCCAGGCGGACCTGGGGCGTGAGCTGTGCAAGCGCGGCGTGCCCGTGTACCTGTTCAACCAGCGCTCGGTGGCGGAGATCCTCCAGACCATCCGCGTGGTGGGGGCCCTGGTGGGGCGGGCGGAGGCGGCGGAGCGGTTGGCGGACGAACTGACGGCCAACCTGGAGCGCCACGCCCACGCGGCGGAGTCCCTGCCGCGGCGGCCCCGCATCTTCTTCGAGGAGTGGCACGAGCCGCTCATCTCCGGCATCCGCTGGTGCTCGGAGCTGGTGGAACTGGTGGGCGGGGAGGATGTGTGTGGCGAATCGCGCGCGCACCCGGAGGCCAAGGGCCGCATCTTCTCCCCCGAGGAGGTGGCGAAGCGGAACCCCGAGGCGGTCATCGCCAGTTGGTGCGGACGCAAGGCCAAGCGGGACAAGATCGCCGCCCGCCCGGGCTGGAAAGAGGTCCGCGCGGTGGTGGACGATCAGCTCTATGAGGTGAAGAGCTCCTTCATCCTCCAGCCGGGCCCCGCGGCGCTCTCGGACGGGGTGGACCAACTGGCGCGCATCGTGGCGGCCGTGGCCCACGGACAGAAGCTGCCAATGCCCCGCCAGGAGGACTTGCGCTCTGCATGA
- a CDS encoding serine/threonine protein kinase, with protein sequence MIESDASAGGAPPPMVDPLLGRVLNERFKIVEALGAGGMGRVYKAIQSPLDRMVALKILNPQYGQDKDPGFQRRFFLEANVTAKLRHPNTITIIDYGKTDDGIYYIAMEYLEGLTLSQLLTQTGPLPWPRALSIAQQIARSLREAHKVGLIHRDLKPANVMILNQEKDHDLVKVLDFGLVKSFLPDGGNFPADVSLTQAGVILGSPQYMAPEQARNISDPRSDVYSLGVVLFQMLLGRPPFLAEQSIDIIVKHLNEPPPTFASIWPNHTIPPEVEALVMKCLAKRPAERFDSMDRVLDSIRRATAAAGLSSGFYSGPRSFVTSGSGPVTGPLVPQASPSNASTMALDISVEEEPPAKGRRNSLAIALLGGSVLTGVAVSLVFALSTPSSKPSPAPALPPSSLTAAPAPPTDAPAENPSAAEPSDDLAVSLTGNEAAAPPQEAAPEAPAAKETVAQASLVRFLIASEPSGARVKHEGKDLGLTPVELKLPANDAGRASAELTFELSGYPRSTVKAEGEGPEVRFTHKLKKKKSPSRQRPSGSAGYKDDPYQ encoded by the coding sequence ATGATTGAAAGCGACGCCTCTGCGGGGGGCGCGCCACCCCCCATGGTGGACCCCCTGTTGGGCAGGGTGTTGAACGAGCGTTTCAAGATCGTCGAAGCGCTGGGCGCCGGCGGGATGGGCCGCGTGTACAAGGCCATCCAATCGCCGCTGGACCGCATGGTCGCACTGAAGATCCTCAACCCGCAATACGGACAGGACAAGGACCCCGGCTTCCAGCGCCGCTTCTTCCTCGAAGCCAACGTCACCGCGAAGCTGCGCCACCCCAACACCATCACCATCATCGATTACGGGAAGACCGACGACGGCATCTACTACATCGCGATGGAGTACCTGGAGGGGCTCACGCTGTCGCAGTTGCTCACCCAGACGGGCCCCCTGCCCTGGCCGCGGGCGCTCAGCATCGCCCAGCAGATTGCCCGCTCGCTGCGCGAGGCGCACAAGGTCGGCCTCATCCACCGCGACCTGAAGCCCGCCAACGTGATGATCCTCAACCAGGAGAAGGACCACGACCTGGTAAAGGTGCTGGACTTCGGACTGGTGAAGTCCTTCCTGCCCGACGGGGGCAACTTCCCCGCGGACGTGTCGCTCACCCAGGCGGGCGTCATCCTCGGCTCGCCGCAGTACATGGCGCCCGAGCAGGCGCGCAACATCTCCGACCCGCGCAGCGACGTGTACTCGCTGGGCGTGGTGCTCTTCCAGATGCTGCTGGGGCGCCCCCCGTTCCTGGCCGAGCAGAGCATCGACATCATCGTCAAGCACCTCAACGAGCCGCCGCCCACCTTCGCGTCGATCTGGCCCAACCACACCATCCCCCCCGAGGTGGAGGCGCTGGTGATGAAGTGTCTGGCCAAGCGCCCCGCCGAGCGGTTCGACTCGATGGACCGGGTGCTCGACAGCATCCGCCGCGCCACGGCCGCCGCGGGGCTCAGCAGCGGCTTCTACTCGGGCCCGCGCAGCTTCGTCACCTCCGGCAGCGGCCCCGTCACGGGGCCTCTCGTGCCGCAGGCCTCTCCGTCCAATGCGTCCACCATGGCGCTCGACATCTCCGTGGAGGAGGAGCCGCCCGCGAAGGGACGCCGCAACTCCCTGGCCATTGCCCTGCTGGGCGGCTCGGTGCTGACCGGTGTGGCGGTGTCCCTGGTGTTCGCCCTGAGCACCCCTTCTTCCAAGCCTTCCCCAGCGCCCGCGCTTCCGCCCTCTTCGCTGACCGCGGCCCCTGCCCCGCCCACGGATGCCCCGGCGGAGAACCCCTCGGCGGCCGAGCCCTCTGACGATCTCGCCGTGAGCCTCACCGGAAACGAAGCGGCCGCCCCGCCCCAAGAGGCCGCCCCCGAGGCACCTGCCGCGAAAGAAACGGTGGCCCAGGCATCCCTGGTGCGCTTTCTCATCGCCAGCGAGCCCAGCGGCGCCCGGGTGAAGCACGAGGGCAAGGACCTGGGCCTGACGCCCGTGGAGCTGAAGCTCCCCGCCAATGACGCGGGCCGGGCCAGCGCCGAGCTGACCTTCGAGCTCAGCGGCTACCCCCGCTCCACCGTCAAGGCGGAAGGGGAAGGGCCCGAAGTGCGCTTCACGCACAAGCTCAAGAAGAAGAAGAGCCCGTCGCGGCAGCGGCCCTCGGGCTCCGCCGGATACAAGGACGATCCTTACCAGTGA